The DNA region CTCGGCGCCTACCCAGATACGGACCTACACCGACGATTCGGCCAAGGAGTATTTTCGCGCGTGGGGCCTCGAAGAGGCGCCGGAAGAGGTTTTATTAATCTGCCGCGCGCTGCTGTGCCACGACGAAGCGGGCATCGATCGACTGGCCGGCTGGCTCCGGAGGAACCCCGAGCACCGGGTCCAGTCTGCTGGGACGACCCCGCCGACGTGCGACTCGTACACCGGGATCTCGTTCATCCAGGCCCTGACGCTCGCCACGCAGATACTCGACGCGGAGGACCTCCGGCGGGCGCAGCTGGAGGAGCTCCTGCCCGCCGGCGCGACCGGCACGCAGCGGCTCGCAGCCGAGTCTTACCTGAACTGCCGGGCGGACGAAGCGACGTTCCGCGACTCGTTGAGTCCGGCGGACCTGCTCGACCCCAAGACTCAAAAAGCGTTGCAGTCGCTGTCGGTCTGCACCGAGCGGGCGCTACGCAGTCTCGACCGCGCGCGTGCGGCCGACGCCAAACCACCGGCCGGCGGAGTCGTCCGGCCGGCCGCCGCGCCGCGTCCGGGCAAGACGGGGCTCCCGTTCCAGTCGACGCCGGCCGCGCTTCGCAGGAACCCCAACCCCTAGCGACCAACGTCGGCCGCGTCCTACCCCTCAACCCCTCTTAACCCAACCGGAGAGCAGCCCATGCCCTGGCGAACGCGCCGCAACGGCGCCCGGTATTTCTACGAGAGCATCCGCGTCAACGGCGCGACGCGCGACGTCTACTGGGGGGCCGGGCCGGAGGCCCAGCAGCGGGCGGCCGAGATCGAGGCCCAAAAGCTTCATCGCCGCCGCGCCACGGAGCTGACCCGCACGCTGCGAGCGCGCAGCGCCGCGGTGCGCAGGGCCAACCAACAGCTCAAGAACCAAGTCACCCAGGCCGCGTTGGCCGCCGGGTTCCAGAAACGCCACGGCCGTTGGAGGACACGATAGTGACAGCCGATCTTAGCTACGGCCTCGGGCCTCACAGTTCCACGACGCACGCCGAGCTGCACGCCGAGCTCGACGCGTGCGAAGCGGCCCGTCCGTCCCCCGAGCCGGCGCCGGCTACGCAGGAGGCCGCCGCCGACCCGGCGGGGGCTCCCCCGTGCGCCGGCTGGGACGCCGCGCCGCTGTTTGGCCCCCCGCCGTGGCCGCGGCTGCCGGGCGCTGAAGCCCTGCTTGCAGACTGCCCCCCCTGCCCCGACGGGCAGGACGAATGGACGAGCGCGGCCCTGATCGAGCGGCTGCGGTCGCGCGAGCAGCAGCCGCCCCAGCAGGGCCCCGGCGGGCCGTCGCCCTCGCAGCTCCCGACCGAGCGGTGGACGCGGGGCGAGAACGACGGCCCCGAGCCCAACCCCGAGGCGCTCCGTTGGGGGAGCTGGCCGACCACGGCGGCCGAAGAGGCCGCGTTCGCGGCCGCCTACGGCGACGTCTGGCGGGAGCAACGCGGCCTCGAAGCGGCGCTGTCCGAGTGCCGTCGGTGCGACCAGTCGGGCATCGACTACTTCGCGGCGGGGGGCGACCCCCACCTGGCCGGCGCGCGGCTGGCCGCGGTGCGGCGGCAACCCGATCAGTCGCCCGATTACTTGCCGCCCGATCAGGCGGATTCCGAAGAGGTCCAGCACCTCTCGGACGCCCACGCGGCTGGGGACCCGCTGGCACTCGGTCAGGCCGTGGAATTCCTCAAACGCAACCCGCGCTACCGCTCCCACGCCCCCGTCGGCCCCTCGCTCCCGGGCGCCGTGGTGCGGCGCGGCAGCGCCGGCGGCGTGCTCGACTCCGCGTCGCGGGTGCTGGCGTTCCAAGAGCGGGCCGCCGAGATGTATGAGGGTGAGAGTCCCTTGATGCAAACGGCGCTCGAACACGTGCTCGCCGCGGAGGCGGCCCACGCCGACACGTCCGCGTTGCTCGCCGACGCCGAACTCCCGATCCAGCAGAAGCTCAGGTGCCAACTCGACAGCAACCGCAACACGACCGAGGCGCTGAAGCAGCTCGACTTGATGTCGAGGATCGAGCAGCGCCGCAGCGCGCAGCGCGAGCGCCAATCGTCCCATTGATCCGGGCCGACGCAGCGCCGCTGCGAGGCACAGCAGCGACGGGTTCGGCTCAACAGACGGGGGCGCCTGCCCCGCGGGCGAACCGGCGGCGCCCCCGCCGGTGAGGCGCCCTCCCCGCACGCAACCCAGAAATGACAATCCGCCAACCTGTCGGGCAACGCCCCACGCCGGCTCCCGACCCACAAGAAATGACAATCCGCGCATCTGTCGGGCAACGCCCGTCGTGGACCGCGCCGCGGTGCTGTTTGAAAGGTGGAGCAACCCGAACCGGGGCGCCCAAGACGCACCGCCAATCGCCAACTTAGCGTAGCCGCCCGCGTGGCTGCCCTCGCCCGAACTCTTCCGCCGGGCCGCTGTTTGACAACCCGAGAGGCGCCCCGGCGGACAGCGCGTCAATGGCCGCGCCGGGGCAACGCAGCACGCAGACGCACCACCGGCCGCCTCGGCTCGCGCGTTCCCCGATCGCCACGCTAGAATGCTTCCCAGGGGTGGCGATCGGGTGCGAGGATCGCTGCGATAGATCGGCGGGGCGTTTGGAAGCGCGTCGCTGATGGGAGACCACTGGGAAGACCGCCGCGCCGGGCGATGGTCGCGCCTCAACACGTACGATGAGTTGTACGGGTCGACGGTGTGTGGGGTGGGCCTGGGCGATATCGGCAAGCGGATCGCGCTGACCTGCTCCGCACTCGGCATGACGGTCGTCGCGTCGACACGCCAGCCCGATGGCCGCACGCCGCCCGGCGTCGAGGTGGTTGTGGGGCTGGACGCGCTGAGCGGGGTCCTCCCCGGTTGCGACCACGTGGTTGTGCGTCTTCCTTCGGCGCCCGCCACGCGGGGTCTTTTCAACCGCGAGCTGCTGGAATGCATGAAGCCCGGCGCCCGCTTCTACGACGTGGGGCGAGGCGATGTCGTGGAAGCATCGGCGCTCGTCGACGCCCTGCAAACCGGCCGCATCGGCGCCGCGGGACTCGACGTGTTCGCGGCCGAGCCGCCGGCGTCGACGAGTCCCCTGTGGCGATCCCCAACGTGATCATCACCCCGCACCCGGCGGGACGCTTAATCCGCGAGGCGGACCGACTGACGGGCGTCTTCGTCGACAACCTGAAGCGGTTCCTGGCGGGCGCCCCCGTGGTGAGCGCGGTCATCCCGAGCTAGGCGCCCGCCGCCAAGGCGCTCCATCCGCTCGGCGCTGAAACGTCGGTGGCCGGGATCGCTCGGGATGGCGCCGACCTCCCTCCCCGCGTGAACGACAAGGACCTGAAGACTCAGCAGGAGATATCGCTCGGCTAACAGCCGGGCGTACGATCGTAATCGGGCCCGTCTAATGGATGGTCCGCCAGGTAGACGTTGCGTTTTGTTAAAAAAAGGTGCATTACTTATACTGTGAGTACAAATCCGAAGCAAAAAATAACGCAGCTGCTCAACCAGCACCGGCCCGGAACCCTCTACCTCGCGGGCTGGCTAGAACGCAACGGCGTTCCCCGCGAGCTGCAGCACAGCTACCTGCGGAGCGGCTGGCTGGAGTCACTAGGCGCCGGCGCGTTCCGACGCACCGGAGACGAGTTGTCGTGGCTGGGCGCCATCGCAACCCTACAATCCCAGGCAGAGGCCCGCATCTACCCCGGCGCCCTCACCGCCCTCACCTTGCAAGGCTACGCCCACTACGCCCGGCTCGGCAAGCAGCGCGTCTACTTGTTCTCGCCGCCGCGTACGACGCTACCGGCGTGGTTCCGCAACTATGATTGGGGGGCGCTGATCCGCCACACCAAGACTTCTTTGCTGCGCTCGGGGCTATTGTCAGAACTCGTGTTCTCTCCCGGTCGCTAAGCGGCGTCCTGCACGATACCGTCTTTGAAGATTCGTCCTTCGATGACGAGGGTGATCTTGTCGTGGCTGCTGAGCCTTCGCCACTTGCGGGCGGCGGATTGGGCGAGCTTGAACATCATCGCCAGGCTGGTCCGCCGGGTTCCGCTCCCCTTGGTCTTGCGGTGCCGGAGGCGGATGGTGGCGAACGTGGATTCAATTGGATTGGTTGTGCGCAGGTGCTGCCAATGTTCGGCGGGGAAGGCGTAGAACGCCAGCAGCTCTTGCCGGTCTTTGCGTAGGCAGTCGCAGGCCCCCGGGTACTTGGCCGCGTACTTCTCCAAGAAGTTGTCGAAGGCTTTGTCGGCGTCGGCCTTCGTCTCGGCCTGCCAGATCTCGTGCAGGTCCCCCTTGGCCTTCGGCTGAACGCTCTTGGGCATCTTGTTGAGCACGTTGGCCGTTTTATGCACCCAGCACCTCTGCTCGATGGTCTCAGGGAATACCTTTCTCAAAGCCGCCCAGAAGCCCAAGGCGCCGTCCCCCACGGCGATCTTCGGCGACGCCGCGAGCCCCCGCTTCTTCAGGCCCAAGAGCAGCTCCGACCAGCTCTGCTCGCTCTCGCGGTAGCCATCCTCGACGGCGATCAGCTCCTTCTTGCCGTCCGCCGTCGCCCCCATCAGCACCAGGAAGCACTGCTTCCGATTCGCTTCGTCCTCGAGCCGCACCTTGGCGTGGATCCCATCGGCCCAGACGTACACGTACCGCTTGTCCGACAGGTCCCGCTGGCTCCAGGCGCCGTACTCGTCCGACCACTGCTCCTTGAGCCGCACGACGACGTTGGCGCTGAGCCCCTTGGCCTTCTCGCCGACCAACGCCTGCAGCGCCTCGCCGAAGTCGCTCGTTGAAATCCCTTTGAGGTAGAGCCAAGGGATCAGCTCCTCGATGGCGTCGGTGCGACGCAGGTAGGCCGGCAGCACCTTCGGGGAGAATGTCACCCGTCCGGCCGGATCAGGCGTGTTGTCTCGCACCCGACCCTGCTGCACGGGGATCCTCCCCGCTCCGGTAAGGATCTCTCGGGAGGGAAGGCTTCCGTTCTTCACCACTAGCCGGCGGCCCGCTTCGTCCCGCCGGCCCTCGTGGGCCGCGACGAACGTCTCTACTTCTGAATCGATGGCCGCCTGCAGCATCCGCCGCGCCCCCTCGCGGATCAGCTCGTCCAGCGGACTGGCTGTGTCGAACTGCTCTCGGAACGCGACTACCTCCGGGTCGAGTGCCGGCTCTGCTGGACTGCCTGCGATCGCTCCGCTAACCTTGCTCATGGCGTCTCCTTGTGCCCGCGTCGGGCCGCTGAAGTGGTGATAGACCTCAGCAGGATACGCCGCTTTTTTTACCCTTCAAGAACACGAGTTCTGACAATAGCTCCGCCTCGCTCGGAGGCACGCGGGTTGCTGTGTCGCTTTCGAGCCACGCGCCGAGCGATTCTCACAGCGGGACCGCTTCGCGCCGGCGCAGCTCCAGCCGCTCATCGGCCGGCAGCATCTGAGAGTCTGACGGAGGAAGGATTTCGGGACAACTCGGGGGCCACCGGGACGCAAGGGATGGTCGCACATGCGTCCAAGTCGGAGGACAGCCAACATCGGGTTGCGAGGCAAGCTCTAGAGCGGCTCCGGCTCCCACGCTGGGATACCTTCTCGCTGGAGCTGCTGGTTGTAGGACTCATGAAACGGCCACGTCGGTGAGAGAGGGACGGACTCGTTGATGAGCATGGGGCGCGTCTCGCGCCACCACTTGTCGTAGGCTTCGCGCATCGCCTCGGCGACTTCCGGGAACTCAAGGATGACGTTGTGTTTCTGGCGCGGATCGGCATGCATGTCGTAGAGCGCCTTGTTCTTCTCGAAACGGAAACGATCGTCGCGAACAGCGAAATTCCCCCATTGGTGGTCGTTGGGCTCCTCCCCGGGGTCCCAGCGGCCGGCATGAGTTATCAGGTAGCGTTGGGGCCATGCGGCCTCGCTCCCGTCAATCAGGGAGACGAGGCTGCGTCCTTCCACCAGGCCGGGAGGTAGCTCGGCTCCGGCGATCTCTGCCAGGGTTGGAAGAAGGTCGATGTGCGCCGCCGGAACGCCGATATCACGGTTGCTC from Pirellulimonas nuda includes:
- a CDS encoding NAD(P)-dependent oxidoreductase — encoded protein: MGDHWEDRRAGRWSRLNTYDELYGSTVCGVGLGDIGKRIALTCSALGMTVVASTRQPDGRTPPGVEVVVGLDALSGVLPGCDHVVVRLPSAPATRGLFNRELLECMKPGARFYDVGRGDVVEASALVDALQTGRIGAAGLDVFAAEPPASTSPLWRSPT
- a CDS encoding AbiEi antitoxin N-terminal domain-containing protein; the encoded protein is MSTNPKQKITQLLNQHRPGTLYLAGWLERNGVPRELQHSYLRSGWLESLGAGAFRRTGDELSWLGAIATLQSQAEARIYPGALTALTLQGYAHYARLGKQRVYLFSPPRTTLPAWFRNYDWGALIRHTKTSLLRSGLLSELVFSPGR
- a CDS encoding IS256 family transposase → MSKVSGAIAGSPAEPALDPEVVAFREQFDTASPLDELIREGARRMLQAAIDSEVETFVAAHEGRRDEAGRRLVVKNGSLPSREILTGAGRIPVQQGRVRDNTPDPAGRVTFSPKVLPAYLRRTDAIEELIPWLYLKGISTSDFGEALQALVGEKAKGLSANVVVRLKEQWSDEYGAWSQRDLSDKRYVYVWADGIHAKVRLEDEANRKQCFLVLMGATADGKKELIAVEDGYRESEQSWSELLLGLKKRGLAASPKIAVGDGALGFWAALRKVFPETIEQRCWVHKTANVLNKMPKSVQPKAKGDLHEIWQAETKADADKAFDNFLEKYAAKYPGACDCLRKDRQELLAFYAFPAEHWQHLRTTNPIESTFATIRLRHRKTKGSGTRRTSLAMMFKLAQSAARKWRRLSSHDKITLVIEGRIFKDGIVQDAA